The following coding sequences are from one Candidatus Borkfalkia ceftriaxoniphila window:
- a CDS encoding InlB B-repeat-containing protein, which yields MRFVQKIAVALLVIGLALGASAGCAEGEKPLSAQEKVYVQARELGYDGTLEEFLRLVAGKDGANGKDGASVSAATVNEKGELIVTLTDGTIVNAGVVRGEKGDKGEDGKDGTDGKDGQNGADGQDGKDGEDGADGENGQDGADGKDGASWLFGAGAPRESLGKTDDFYLDGETYDVYLKVGQGWQKVGNVKGADGNDGQNGNDGQNGVDGSDGQDGKDGAAWYCGAGVPDPLSGKEGDFYLDTESYDLYRRAAVWEKLGNIRGEDAMRGTVSVSYDAGAGAFENGDTTYFEEIPTGDYASLPVPLREGYVFAGWYCGEGANAAKLTALTAVTKDLALSAKWMPCPKINYISDSALLSSEGESLPAGEAEISDFYGVIYCDWTVNGKPSEEFFCTVTQSALGRWCVQVGSDVPAKIGYYEVNVALYGEFGEIYVRFSYTVTAAPVLDFTQVLVNGRENGSEIAAECGEVYEIELVLESSYSGVTHKISSEYGEYTVTESGNTFSENGKYFLTVLFSYEQDTIRIKISIVFETAGDYAFIVESQASEGEKASFELNFHTE from the coding sequence TTGAGATTTGTACAAAAGATCGCCGTCGCGCTGCTGGTGATAGGGCTGGCGCTGGGTGCTTCGGCAGGCTGCGCGGAGGGTGAAAAGCCTCTGTCCGCACAGGAGAAGGTGTATGTGCAGGCGCGCGAACTCGGTTACGACGGAACTCTCGAAGAATTTTTACGGCTGGTCGCGGGCAAGGACGGCGCAAACGGCAAGGACGGGGCGAGCGTTTCCGCCGCGACCGTCAATGAAAAGGGCGAATTGATCGTCACGCTCACCGACGGTACCATCGTCAATGCGGGCGTCGTCCGCGGGGAAAAGGGGGATAAAGGCGAAGACGGAAAAGACGGTACCGACGGCAAGGACGGACAGAACGGCGCGGACGGTCAGGACGGAAAAGACGGCGAGGACGGCGCCGACGGTGAAAACGGTCAAGACGGCGCCGACGGGAAAGACGGTGCAAGTTGGCTCTTCGGGGCGGGCGCGCCTCGGGAATCGCTCGGAAAAACAGACGATTTTTACTTGGACGGCGAAACATACGACGTTTATTTAAAAGTCGGTCAAGGCTGGCAGAAGGTCGGCAACGTAAAGGGCGCGGACGGTAACGACGGCCAAAACGGCAACGACGGACAGAACGGCGTTGACGGTTCGGACGGGCAGGACGGGAAAGACGGAGCCGCGTGGTACTGCGGCGCAGGCGTGCCCGATCCGCTTTCGGGAAAGGAAGGCGATTTCTATCTCGATACCGAAAGTTACGATCTGTACCGTCGCGCGGCGGTATGGGAAAAACTCGGCAATATCCGCGGGGAGGACGCTATGCGCGGCACCGTGTCGGTTTCTTACGACGCGGGTGCGGGCGCGTTCGAAAACGGCGATACGACGTATTTTGAAGAAATTCCGACGGGAGATTACGCGAGTTTGCCCGTTCCTTTGCGTGAAGGTTACGTATTTGCGGGTTGGTATTGCGGGGAAGGTGCGAACGCGGCAAAACTGACCGCCCTTACGGCTGTGACGAAAGATCTGGCTCTGTCGGCTAAATGGATGCCTTGTCCGAAGATAAATTATATTTCGGACAGCGCGTTGTTATCGTCGGAAGGTGAATCGTTGCCCGCGGGAGAAGCGGAGATCAGTGACTTTTACGGCGTTATTTACTGCGACTGGACAGTCAACGGAAAACCTTCCGAAGAATTTTTCTGCACCGTGACGCAGTCCGCACTGGGGCGTTGGTGCGTGCAGGTCGGATCAGACGTTCCCGCAAAGATCGGCTATTATGAGGTGAACGTCGCGCTGTACGGCGAATTCGGAGAGATCTACGTGCGTTTTTCTTACACGGTCACTGCCGCGCCCGTACTTGATTTCACGCAAGTTCTCGTCAACGGACGGGAAAACGGTTCTGAGATCGCTGCGGAATGCGGCGAAGTTTACGAGATCGAGTTGGTGTTAGAAAGTTCCTATTCGGGCGTAACGCATAAAATCTCTTCCGAGTACGGCGAATATACGGTAACCGAAAGCGGGAACACTTTTTCTGAAAACGGCAAATATTTTCTGACGGTGTTATTCAGTTATGAACAGGATACGATCCGTATAAAAATAAGTATCGTTTTCGAAACCGCGGGAGATTACGCGTTTATTGTCGAGTCGCAGGCAAGCGAGGGAGAGAAAGCGTCTTTTGAGTTGAATTTTCATACGGAATAA
- a CDS encoding ABC transporter permease, whose amino-acid sequence MERAIERGAAAQSAPAPRKLTAQTIKAAIAAGVSLVCLVCLLAAGVVGRELADIGVNGAFSGAAVIGALFQGGKLSYSYLVDGEKIFVTAYLPTAIGVLLTLCIALFLALFLYQAALVVLFRKRGEDNAARLNAIGGWAGIGLGFLCLVVYALLITLNIPTTYLVTAGLEDVAVQAAFYKVFSPSVIWLVLCPVCIVAGMIQRKIDSAQVVLLKRYIPSYLFMVFPLLLIAVFNLYPIVLQTVLSFKDYSLGTGIFNSPWVGMANFKEIFLSPEMLRVIGNTLYISLLKLIGATVPPLLLSIFLYDMRMMRAKKVVQTIVYIPHFFSWVIIYAITYAFLNEEGLLSTWLGTSSSILTDPDWFIFIVVLTNIWKELGWGTILYLAALSSVPPELYEAAKLDGAGPWQRVWRITLPSILPIVMYLLIINLGQILKNAGGEQLLLFANAVTKPKAMVIDTWLYWSSLGELKYSLGAAMSFFQAAVGMVLVYGCNKLSKKTTGIGMW is encoded by the coding sequence ATGGAGCGAGCGATCGAGCGCGGCGCGGCCGCGCAAAGCGCGCCTGCGCCCCGGAAACTCACCGCGCAGACGATCAAAGCCGCCATTGCGGCGGGCGTCAGCCTCGTTTGCCTTGTCTGCCTGTTGGCGGCGGGCGTCGTGGGGCGGGAACTTGCCGATATCGGCGTAAACGGCGCCTTCTCGGGCGCTGCCGTGATCGGCGCGCTCTTTCAGGGCGGTAAACTGAGTTATTCTTATCTCGTAGACGGTGAAAAGATCTTTGTCACGGCATATTTGCCGACGGCGATCGGCGTGTTGCTGACCTTGTGTATCGCGCTGTTTCTGGCGCTGTTTCTGTATCAGGCAGCGCTCGTCGTACTTTTCAGAAAGCGCGGCGAAGATAACGCGGCGCGTCTCAACGCCATCGGCGGCTGGGCGGGGATCGGACTGGGATTTTTGTGCCTTGTCGTCTATGCGCTGCTCATAACCCTCAATATACCGACTACCTATCTCGTGACGGCGGGATTGGAAGACGTTGCCGTGCAGGCCGCCTTTTACAAGGTGTTTTCTCCCTCGGTCATCTGGCTGGTGCTATGCCCCGTCTGCATCGTCGCGGGCATGATCCAGCGCAAGATCGATTCCGCGCAGGTAGTTCTTCTGAAAAGGTACATTCCCTCGTATCTGTTTATGGTCTTTCCGCTACTTCTCATCGCGGTTTTCAATCTCTATCCCATCGTGCTGCAAACGGTGCTCTCCTTTAAGGACTACTCGTTGGGAACGGGCATTTTCAACAGTCCGTGGGTGGGCATGGCGAATTTCAAGGAAATATTTCTCAGCCCCGAAATGCTGCGCGTCATCGGAAACACGTTGTATATATCGCTTTTAAAACTCATCGGCGCGACGGTGCCGCCCTTGCTTTTGTCTATCTTTCTGTACGACATGCGCATGATGCGCGCCAAAAAGGTCGTACAGACAATCGTCTATATCCCGCACTTTTTCAGTTGGGTCATCATTTACGCCATCACCTACGCGTTTTTGAACGAAGAGGGGCTTTTAAGCACCTGGCTGGGTACGAGTTCGAGTATTCTGACCGATCCCGACTGGTTTATTTTCATCGTCGTCCTCACGAATATCTGGAAGGAGTTGGGCTGGGGCACGATATTATATCTCGCGGCGCTCTCTTCCGTGCCGCCCGAATTGTACGAAGCCGCCAAACTCGACGGCGCGGGCCCGTGGCAGCGCGTGTGGCGCATCACTCTTCCGAGCATTCTGCCCATCGTCATGTACCTTCTCATCATCAATCTGGGGCAGATCCTCAAAAACGCGGGCGGCGAACAGTTGCTGTTGTTTGCCAACGCCGTCACCAAGCCCAAAGCCATGGTCATCGACACCTGGCTGTACTGGTCGAGTCTGGGCGAACTGAAATATTCGCTTGGCGCGGCGATGTCCTTCTTCCAGGCTGCGGTCGGCATGGTGCTCGTGTACGGCTGCAATAAACTCTCGAAAAAGACCACGGGCATCGGTATGTGGTAA
- a CDS encoding type 2 periplasmic-binding domain-containing protein, translated as MKKIITLLLGLVLVCGFAGCGGSGTGGGNNAQKINILFSGWVNTPTTADDPYRAYIAENYGLNVQLNANSDFENAAIMAFNSTENRPDIISFPSYTSYRKFFKQGVLLDDWTPYLQYMPNFSKSLNAQSQAASKAVFTDGEKLTALWTPADPPTWSLKLREDWLDMYRKDKAKEETWAPTTPDDLLDFARWIDAQKKAGVKEFEDAYAFSTAGGGNSLGVLGTWMPLMFGSVTVAPYGFYVDKNGEVQFGTTDGSYKEFLDYFKIIVEEQLIEPAWFTQQYAERKRTYAGKIGIEWMPGEITKNTQAEFNDKKITYAQRGMTPPEGKSENDVIDATDLWKTYALPKKQGTENERAGYMPGTGLAGKVITVSKATAQSKSKMEKICKLIDDLYCYFDEETGEYKRGEAYDALRWGVGIEKNLQFQKIEGSPQVYICTSSERAGFTEKYYKEKQNGAWDWGAWFSSTNDGVISADEPHVNALVLKIAEHDNLTANMPSLPQIGDYVSLDASLLSDMTSDMVSFEYRYVNSKWSAENAQKEYDSYVKKWNSTLHGQEFLAAAKTQFTELGLIG; from the coding sequence ATGAAAAAGATCATCACATTGCTTTTAGGGCTCGTTCTCGTATGCGGTTTTGCTGGCTGCGGCGGGAGCGGAACAGGGGGCGGGAACAACGCGCAGAAGATCAACATCCTGTTTTCGGGCTGGGTCAATACGCCCACCACGGCGGACGATCCCTACCGCGCGTACATCGCCGAAAATTACGGGCTGAACGTGCAACTCAATGCCAACAGCGATTTTGAAAACGCGGCGATCATGGCGTTCAACTCTACCGAGAACCGTCCCGACATCATCAGTTTTCCCAGTTATACGAGTTATCGTAAATTTTTCAAACAGGGAGTGCTTCTGGACGATTGGACGCCGTATCTGCAGTATATGCCCAATTTTTCCAAATCGCTGAACGCGCAGTCGCAGGCGGCTTCCAAAGCGGTGTTTACCGACGGAGAGAAACTGACCGCGCTGTGGACGCCCGCCGATCCGCCCACATGGTCGTTGAAACTCAGAGAGGACTGGCTGGATATGTACCGCAAAGACAAGGCCAAGGAAGAGACCTGGGCGCCGACCACGCCCGACGATCTGCTCGATTTCGCGCGGTGGATAGACGCGCAGAAAAAGGCGGGCGTGAAAGAGTTCGAAGACGCGTACGCATTTTCCACCGCGGGCGGCGGAAATTCTCTGGGCGTTCTCGGCACCTGGATGCCTCTCATGTTCGGCTCCGTGACCGTCGCGCCCTACGGCTTTTACGTGGATAAGAACGGCGAAGTGCAGTTCGGTACCACCGACGGCTCTTATAAGGAATTTCTGGATTATTTCAAGATCATCGTCGAAGAACAGCTCATCGAGCCGGCCTGGTTCACGCAGCAGTATGCGGAGCGCAAGCGTACGTACGCGGGCAAGATCGGCATCGAGTGGATGCCTGGCGAGATCACCAAAAACACGCAGGCGGAATTCAACGACAAAAAGATCACCTACGCCCAGCGCGGCATGACGCCGCCCGAGGGCAAGAGCGAAAACGACGTCATCGACGCGACCGATTTGTGGAAGACGTACGCTCTTCCCAAAAAGCAGGGCACGGAGAACGAGCGCGCGGGCTATATGCCCGGCACGGGGCTCGCGGGTAAGGTCATCACCGTATCCAAGGCCACGGCGCAGTCGAAGAGCAAAATGGAAAAAATATGTAAACTCATCGACGATCTCTATTGCTATTTCGATGAAGAAACGGGCGAATACAAGCGGGGCGAGGCATACGACGCGCTGCGCTGGGGCGTCGGCATCGAAAAAAATCTGCAATTCCAGAAAATCGAGGGCAGCCCGCAGGTGTATATCTGCACCAGTTCCGAACGCGCGGGATTTACCGAAAAATATTACAAGGAAAAGCAAAACGGCGCGTGGGACTGGGGCGCGTGGTTCTCTTCCACCAACGACGGCGTCATCAGCGCGGACGAACCGCACGTGAACGCGTTGGTCTTGAAGATCGCGGAGCACGACAATCTGACCGCGAATATGCCTTCGCTGCCGCAGATCGGCGATTACGTCAGTCTTGACGCGAGTCTTTTGAGCGACATGACGAGCGATATGGTTTCGTTCGAGTACAGATACGTAAACAGCAAATGGAGCGCCGAAAACGCACAGAAGGAGTACGATTCTTACGTGAAAAAATGGAACTCCACCCTGCACGGCCAGGAATTTCTCGCCGCCGCAAAAACGCAGTTTACGGAACTTGGACTCATCGGATAA
- a CDS encoding alpha-L-rhamnosidase-related protein, whose translation MDRKAEWIWHNGDYEIRQLNACLTSRYEREVFVPPFWHTDDFCKNVKFIRRFTLSKPERLEIRANGKFNVIVNRIQAPENAYIREFQGFVDLRAGEYELIVSVYNEKEIPALYVNGETVRSDEQFLTTSNDFRYSAAGCDGLTDPESPPGPFRFRYEDVDFDILRKDKDSLLLDCRREMMGVVNLESCEGEGLVHIWYGESLAEATDKENCELTDELDFPVQTRPEVGKAFRYVHLHGEGVDLTNLKVLREFVPQARSAKFSCSDEKLEKIYAVALDTLALNTREFFLDGIKRDRWLWAGDAYQAFLMNYYSFFDLKTERRTITALAGKPPVVHFMNHIMEYSFYWIIGLYDFYMYAGDENYLRRMIPTARRIIEFARTRKTESGMIEGKEGDWVFVDWANIDNRGEVAAEQIIYLKALETMQKLCGISGDDPEEYREEYEALKKVLFDTLWDEERGVFYYSRYQGKLNPAIKKHPHIFALYFGILDDEKKKKVIQNVLLNDEAEKIVTPFMRFFELSALCLAGETDFVYHEILQYWGGMIDEGATSFWELYDKNERGDDKYAMYNRKYGKSLCHAWGASPLYLLGRYLIGLEPTKPAYEEYRLCPKLVRLSSYSATLPLRDGDIRIESAKDTLTVYAEKTDGELWLSDALFDTEGWDEARGGYKIFKLRGGVLRTVAARKKIKGED comes from the coding sequence ATGGATAGAAAGGCAGAATGGATATGGCATAACGGCGATTACGAGATACGGCAACTCAATGCGTGCCTGACTTCCCGCTACGAAAGGGAGGTGTTCGTGCCGCCCTTCTGGCATACGGACGATTTTTGTAAAAACGTGAAATTTATACGGCGCTTTACGCTTTCGAAGCCCGAGCGGTTGGAAATTCGCGCAAACGGAAAGTTCAACGTGATCGTGAATCGGATACAGGCGCCCGAAAACGCTTACATACGCGAATTTCAAGGTTTTGTGGATCTTCGGGCGGGCGAATACGAACTGATCGTTTCCGTATATAACGAAAAAGAAATTCCCGCGCTGTACGTCAACGGCGAAACGGTGCGCTCGGACGAGCAATTTCTCACCACTTCCAACGATTTTCGGTATTCGGCGGCGGGGTGCGACGGGCTGACCGATCCCGAATCGCCGCCGGGGCCGTTTCGTTTCCGTTACGAAGACGTAGATTTCGATATTTTGCGGAAGGATAAAGATTCGCTCCTTCTCGACTGCCGCCGCGAGATGATGGGCGTGGTGAATTTGGAATCGTGCGAGGGCGAAGGGCTTGTACATATCTGGTACGGCGAAAGCCTTGCGGAGGCGACGGACAAAGAGAATTGCGAACTGACGGACGAACTGGATTTTCCCGTACAGACGCGCCCCGAAGTCGGCAAGGCGTTCCGCTACGTCCATCTGCACGGCGAGGGAGTCGATCTGACCAACCTGAAAGTACTGCGCGAATTCGTGCCGCAGGCGCGGAGCGCAAAATTTTCCTGTTCGGATGAAAAACTGGAAAAAATTTACGCGGTGGCGCTGGATACGCTGGCGCTCAATACCCGCGAATTTTTCCTCGACGGCATCAAGCGCGACCGCTGGCTGTGGGCGGGCGACGCCTATCAGGCGTTTCTGATGAACTATTATTCCTTTTTCGATCTGAAAACCGAACGCCGCACGATCACGGCGCTCGCGGGTAAGCCGCCCGTGGTGCATTTCATGAACCATATCATGGAATACTCTTTTTACTGGATCATCGGGCTGTACGATTTTTATATGTACGCAGGCGACGAAAATTATTTGCGCCGCATGATCCCCACCGCGCGGCGCATCATCGAATTTGCGCGCACGCGCAAGACGGAAAGCGGCATGATCGAGGGCAAAGAGGGCGACTGGGTGTTCGTCGACTGGGCGAATATCGACAACCGCGGCGAAGTCGCCGCAGAACAGATCATCTATCTCAAAGCGCTCGAAACCATGCAGAAACTGTGCGGGATCTCTGGCGACGATCCCGAAGAATACCGCGAGGAATACGAGGCCTTGAAAAAAGTGCTGTTCGATACCCTGTGGGACGAAGAGCGGGGGGTGTTCTATTATTCGCGGTACCAAGGGAAACTGAACCCCGCGATCAAAAAGCACCCGCATATTTTCGCGTTGTATTTCGGTATTCTGGACGACGAAAAGAAAAAGAAAGTCATTCAAAACGTGCTTTTGAACGACGAAGCGGAAAAGATCGTCACGCCGTTCATGCGCTTTTTCGAGTTGAGCGCGCTGTGCCTTGCGGGCGAGACCGACTTCGTATATCACGAGATCTTGCAATACTGGGGCGGCATGATCGACGAGGGCGCCACGAGTTTTTGGGAATTATACGACAAAAACGAGCGCGGCGACGATAAATACGCCATGTATAACCGCAAGTACGGAAAGAGTTTATGTCATGCCTGGGGCGCCAGCCCGTTGTATCTTCTCGGGCGCTATCTCATCGGACTGGAACCGACGAAACCCGCCTATGAAGAATACAGATTGTGCCCGAAACTCGTGCGCTTATCCTCGTACAGCGCGACGCTTCCGCTCCGCGACGGAGATATCCGCATCGAGAGCGCAAAAGATACGCTGACCGTTTATGCGGAAAAGACCGACGGCGAACTGTGGCTCAGCGATGCGCTTTTCGATACGGAAGGCTGGGACGAGGCGCGCGGGGGATATAAAATTTTCAAACTGAGGGGCGGAGTGCTGCGTACCGTTGCCGCCCGCAAAAAAATAAAAGGGGAGGACTGA
- a CDS encoding sigma-70 family RNA polymerase sigma factor → MSYFGVAVSKLLTQIKKSSGAERLDLLDKLYQRTANHLKGIAILYLTDKSHIEDTVEETFVRVIRYIDRFNEASDGYNWMCKITENAAHDINKLYYREDVGIPDNFYDESSRFNVQAYLEDSEERNAVKEAVKQLTPEMQDLYYLEYVCNLSRSDIARLKNVSKSTISKRCARLEALVLEELKKFDD, encoded by the coding sequence ATGTCGTATTTTGGAGTCGCCGTCTCGAAACTTTTGACACAGATCAAAAAGAGCAGTGGGGCGGAACGGCTTGATTTGTTGGACAAACTCTATCAACGCACTGCAAACCACTTAAAAGGGATTGCGATACTGTATTTAACGGACAAGAGTCATATCGAAGATACCGTTGAAGAAACGTTTGTGCGCGTCATCAGGTATATCGATCGTTTCAACGAAGCGAGCGACGGATATAACTGGATGTGCAAGATCACGGAAAACGCGGCGCATGATATCAACAAACTTTATTATCGCGAAGATGTGGGGATCCCCGATAATTTCTACGATGAAAGTTCGCGTTTTAACGTACAGGCCTATTTAGAAGATTCGGAAGAGCGCAATGCGGTAAAAGAGGCTGTCAAGCAATTAACGCCGGAAATGCAGGATTTGTATTATTTGGAATATGTCTGCAATTTATCGCGCTCGGATATTGCGCGTTTAAAGAATGTCAGTAAATCGACGATCAGCAAGCGTTGCGCCCGATTAGAAGCGCTTGTTTTGGAAGAACTAAAAAAATTCGACGATTGA
- a CDS encoding glycoside hydrolase family 65 protein codes for MRKIHSNVPVLFVPEEWTVTEYGFNKGRSLPNETVFSVGNGYLGVRGYFEEGVPSGVPCEQSLLINGVYEYHPYRHIWQRPGFPGRYHSIFSQVNALALKVYADGELCTPFESAENYMRRLDLKNGVMKREYDLITSANKRLHISLQRFACQNDVHVLMHRVEISSDEKISVRIETPLCLPARADGIRKEEIGGDNAVRLHLLSLSRKDNARSIDYRAEVSAFRVACALEERAQGLSLQKEDMADLFVNVFSGETGKGVLTLERAASFYTDSDCDEPLSAAKKSAAAAIGKGFGGCLAESETLWQKFWDNADLQIEGDLMVQQGVRFSLFMLQISAGKDGKTNIGANGLTGTGYMGHTFWDTEIFMTPAFLYSSPEVAKQLLLYRYNILPNAEKRAAEMDDVGALYSWNSINGEECGHVFEAATAQYHLNCDIFYAIKRYYLATDDWQFMKDYGIEMLAKTSKCLSHRGNFIEHKGGKFCINGICGPDEYNPVVNNNLYTNWLTRDQFYFTLQMLEKLRAEDESAYLRMLNLCDCDENELARWKRAADNMYIAYDETLDLYLQDDDFLDKDPIDVDAIPPEKLPLLTHLHPLNLWRYQVIKQADIVLLIYLYSHEFTREMKRKIFDFYEPKTIHDSSLSAGIHCIVAQDIGYAAEAYGYLKQAARMDLDDVNRNTFNGVHSACQGSAYMMIVNGFAGMRDYGGKLHFKPAIPEGWQKYSFKIAYRGRRLRVTVEKEKTQILLSEGEPMEVEINGRAVMLSKDRPYCCRTED; via the coding sequence ATGAGAAAGATTCACAGCAACGTGCCCGTTTTGTTTGTGCCCGAAGAATGGACGGTCACCGAATACGGCTTTAACAAGGGTCGCTCGCTTCCCAATGAAACAGTGTTTTCCGTCGGCAACGGTTACCTCGGCGTGCGCGGCTATTTTGAAGAGGGCGTGCCGTCGGGCGTGCCGTGCGAACAGTCGCTCCTCATTAACGGTGTGTATGAATATCATCCCTATCGTCATATCTGGCAGCGCCCCGGTTTCCCCGGCCGCTATCATTCCATCTTTTCGCAGGTCAATGCTCTCGCCCTCAAAGTTTACGCCGACGGCGAACTGTGCACGCCTTTTGAAAGCGCGGAAAATTATATGCGGCGGCTGGATCTGAAAAACGGCGTGATGAAACGCGAATACGATTTAATCACTTCCGCAAACAAGCGCTTACATATTTCTTTACAGCGTTTCGCCTGTCAAAACGACGTGCATGTTCTCATGCACCGCGTCGAGATCTCTTCCGACGAAAAAATTTCCGTGCGTATCGAAACGCCTCTGTGCCTTCCCGCCCGCGCGGACGGTATACGCAAGGAAGAAATCGGCGGCGATAACGCCGTCCGCCTGCATCTTTTATCCCTTTCGAGAAAGGACAACGCGCGGTCTATCGACTATCGTGCGGAAGTTTCCGCCTTCCGCGTCGCCTGCGCCCTCGAAGAACGCGCGCAGGGACTTTCGCTGCAAAAAGAGGACATGGCAGATTTATTCGTCAACGTCTTTTCGGGCGAAACGGGAAAGGGCGTTTTGACTTTGGAACGCGCCGCGTCGTTCTATACCGACAGCGACTGCGACGAGCCGCTTTCCGCGGCGAAAAAAAGCGCCGCCGCGGCGATCGGCAAAGGATTCGGCGGCTGCCTTGCGGAAAGCGAAACGTTATGGCAAAAATTTTGGGACAATGCCGATCTGCAGATCGAGGGCGACCTCATGGTTCAGCAGGGCGTTCGGTTCAGTCTTTTCATGCTGCAGATTTCTGCGGGCAAGGACGGAAAAACCAACATCGGCGCCAACGGTCTCACGGGCACGGGCTATATGGGGCATACTTTCTGGGATACGGAAATATTTATGACGCCCGCGTTTTTGTACTCCTCGCCCGAAGTCGCAAAACAACTGCTTCTGTACCGCTATAATATTCTGCCAAACGCGGAAAAGCGCGCCGCGGAAATGGACGATGTCGGCGCCCTGTATTCCTGGAATAGCATAAACGGCGAAGAGTGCGGCCACGTGTTCGAGGCGGCGACCGCGCAATATCACCTCAACTGCGATATTTTTTACGCGATCAAGCGTTACTATCTCGCCACGGACGACTGGCAGTTTATGAAGGATTACGGCATCGAAATGCTCGCGAAAACTTCCAAGTGCCTGTCCCACCGCGGAAACTTTATCGAACACAAGGGCGGCAAATTCTGTATCAACGGCATCTGCGGGCCCGACGAATACAATCCCGTCGTCAACAACAATCTCTATACCAACTGGCTCACGCGCGATCAATTTTACTTTACGTTGCAAATGCTCGAAAAACTGCGCGCGGAGGACGAAAGCGCCTATCTTCGCATGCTGAATTTGTGCGATTGCGACGAAAATGAACTTGCCCGCTGGAAAAGAGCCGCGGACAATATGTATATCGCCTATGACGAAACGCTCGATCTGTATTTGCAGGACGACGATTTCCTCGATAAAGATCCCATCGACGTAGACGCGATCCCGCCCGAAAAACTTCCTCTTCTCACCCATCTGCACCCGCTCAACCTGTGGCGTTATCAGGTCATCAAACAGGCGGATATCGTATTGCTCATCTATTTATACAGCCATGAATTCACGCGCGAGATGAAACGCAAGATCTTTGACTTTTACGAGCCGAAAACCATTCACGACAGTTCGCTGTCCGCGGGGATCCACTGTATCGTGGCGCAGGATATCGGCTATGCGGCGGAGGCGTACGGGTATCTGAAACAGGCGGCGCGCATGGATCTGGACGACGTGAACAGGAACACTTTCAACGGCGTGCATTCCGCCTGTCAGGGGAGCGCGTACATGATGATCGTGAACGGGTTTGCGGGTATGCGCGACTACGGCGGCAAACTGCATTTCAAACCCGCGATTCCCGAAGGCTGGCAAAAGTATTCTTTTAAAATCGCTTACCGCGGCCGCCGCTTGCGCGTGACCGTGGAAAAAGAGAAAACGCAAATTTTACTTTCGGAAGGCGAGCCGATGGAAGTGGAAATCAACGGCAGAGCGGTCATGCTCTCGAAAGACCGACCGTATTGCTGCCGTACGGAGGACTGA
- a CDS encoding carbohydrate ABC transporter permease has translation MQEKKKKPLFSAKFHENLYQVICTAVCFLVAALCIYPLLYTLAVSFAKPEDINYSFLIPIPTKVTLYSYIQVFTVSSFLGRAIAVSVFRTAVGTVLSVLLTAILAYAMARKNLPGRRYFMYLMIFIIIFNGGLIPTYLVVKSVGLLDNIWVYIFPNLINAWNVIIIKQSMEGIPAEVEESAMLDGVNDWQNFSAVVLPMSMPVIAAISIFTLVFQWNSWYDAMLYVSPAASHLWPLQYYATISMNNLNQVNNADIGSLENILGIKDVDNMSIKMALTIVTTLPILCIYPFFQKYFTKGVYLGAVKG, from the coding sequence ATGCAGGAAAAAAAGAAAAAGCCGTTGTTTTCGGCAAAGTTTCACGAAAACCTCTACCAGGTCATCTGCACCGCCGTCTGCTTTCTGGTCGCGGCGCTGTGCATCTATCCGCTCTTATACACGCTGGCGGTTTCTTTCGCCAAGCCCGAGGACATCAACTATTCGTTCCTCATTCCCATCCCCACGAAAGTGACGCTGTATTCTTACATACAGGTATTCACCGTCAGTTCGTTTCTGGGGCGAGCGATCGCGGTATCCGTATTCCGAACGGCGGTGGGAACGGTTCTGAGCGTGCTTTTGACCGCCATTCTCGCCTACGCGATGGCGCGCAAAAATCTGCCCGGGCGGCGGTACTTCATGTATCTGATGATCTTCATCATCATTTTCAACGGCGGTCTGATTCCCACCTATCTCGTAGTTAAGAGCGTGGGGCTTCTGGATAACATCTGGGTATATATCTTCCCGAACCTCATCAACGCCTGGAACGTCATCATCATCAAGCAGTCGATGGAGGGGATCCCCGCGGAGGTGGAGGAATCCGCCATGCTCGACGGCGTGAACGACTGGCAGAATTTTTCCGCCGTCGTTCTCCCGATGTCCATGCCCGTCATCGCGGCGATCAGTATTTTCACCCTTGTTTTCCAGTGGAACAGTTGGTACGACGCGATGCTCTACGTATCTCCCGCGGCATCGCATCTGTGGCCGCTGCAATATTACGCGACCATTTCAATGAACAATCTCAACCAGGTCAACAATGCCGATATCGGAAGTCTGGAAAATATTTTGGGTATCAAGGACGTGGACAATATGTCCATCAAAATGGCGCTCACCATCGTCACAACGCTGCCCATTCTGTGTATCTATCCGTTCTTTCAAAAGTATTTCACCAAGGGCGTTTACCTTGGTGCGGTAAAAGGATAA